One genomic segment of Brassica napus cultivar Da-Ae chromosome A3, Da-Ae, whole genome shotgun sequence includes these proteins:
- the LOC125591770 gene encoding probable transcription factor At1g61730 isoform X2: protein MTKKKLTPLEDPPTASSTDDDQVEALSGDDEKEQISDDSSSDHLMNPVAIPSAKRSKSEKPIAVTKPKAVKKRPIETTSVSAKRARIAEEAKKPSSFQRLWSEEDEVSLLQGMIDFKADSGKSPYEDMDRFYELASKSISFEASKIQFVDKIRSLKRKYMGKAKHGAESLTKAHDIDCLKLATCIWGLALESNSSAKKLGKEEEEEVVAPESANGDKVEEDREVLVSGGEKDKEVLINGGGASKSHGVRADDWFEDSFLVGSIAGLGVSEQFVKQKWSMVTVETKKRMEEKWKLLQAKEMELVLHKTDFMREIGSVIAEAS, encoded by the exons atgacgaagaagaagctcacCCCTTTGGAAGATCCACCGACGGCATCTTCAACCGACGACGATCAAGTCGAGGCCTTGTCCGGAGACGATGAAAAAGAACAGATCTCCGACGATTCTTCCTCTGACCATCTCATGAATCCAGTCGCCATCCCGTCCGCGAAGAGATCCAAATCTGAGAAGCCGATCGCCGTCACCAAACCCAAGGCGGTGAAGAAGCGGCCGATCGAAACGACCTCCGTCAGTGCAAAACGGGCCAGAATTGCAGAGGAGGCGAAGAAACCGTCGTCGTTTCAGAGGCTGTGGAGCGAGGAAGATGAGGTCTCTTTGCTTCAAGGTATGATCGAT TTCAAAGCTGATTCGGGGAAGAGTCCGTACGAGGACATGGATAGGTTTTACGAACTCGCCAGCAAGTCGATTAGCTTCGAGGCTAGTAAGATCCAGTTCGTGGATAAGATTAGGTCTTTGAAGAGGAAGTATATGGGGAAAGCCAAGCACGGTGCTGAGTCCTTGACTAAAGCTCATGATATTGACTGTTTGAAATTGGCCACGTGTATTTGGGGATTGGCTCTCGAATCTAATTCGAGTGCGAAGAAGCttggtaaagaagaagaagaagaagttgtggctCCTGAATCTGCTAATGGTGACAAAGTAGAAGAAGATAGGGAGGTCTTGGTTAGTGGTGGCGAAAAGGATAAGGAAGTGTTGATTAATGGAGGAGGAGCTTCCAAGTCTCATGGTGTGAGAGCAGATGACTGGTTTGAAGACTCGTTTCTTGTAGGATCTATTGCAGGTTTAGGTGTGAGTGAACAGTTTGTGAAACAGAAATGGAGCATGGTGACAGTGGAGACGAAGAAGAGGATGGAAGAGAAGTGGAAGTTGTTGCAGGCCAAAGAAATGGAACTGGTGCTGCACAAGACTGACTTTATGCGTGAGATAGGCTCTGTCATTGCTGAAGCAtcttaa
- the LOC125591770 gene encoding probable transcription factor At1g61730 isoform X1: MTKKKLTPLEDPPTASSTDDDQVEALSGDDEKEQISDDSSSDHLMNPVAIPSAKRSKSEKPIAVTKPKAVKKRPIETTSVSAKRARIAEEAKKPSSFQRLWSEEDEVSLLQGMIDFKADSGKSPYEDMDRFYELASKSISFEASKIQFVDKIRSLKRKYMGKAKHGAESLTKAHDIDCLKLATCIWGLALESNSSAKKLGKEEEEEVVAPESANGDKVEEDREVLVSGGEKDKEVLINGGGASKSHGVRADDWFEDSFLVGSIAGLGVSEQFVKQKWSMVTVETKKRMEEKWKLLQAKEMELVLHKTDFMREIGSVIAEAS; encoded by the coding sequence atgacgaagaagaagctcacCCCTTTGGAAGATCCACCGACGGCATCTTCAACCGACGACGATCAAGTCGAGGCCTTGTCCGGAGACGATGAAAAAGAACAGATCTCCGACGATTCTTCCTCTGACCATCTCATGAATCCAGTCGCCATCCCGTCCGCGAAGAGATCCAAATCTGAGAAGCCGATCGCCGTCACCAAACCCAAGGCGGTGAAGAAGCGGCCGATCGAAACGACCTCCGTCAGTGCAAAACGGGCCAGAATTGCAGAGGAGGCGAAGAAACCGTCGTCGTTTCAGAGGCTGTGGAGCGAGGAAGATGAGGTCTCTTTGCTTCAAGGTATGATCGATTTCAAAGCTGATTCGGGGAAGAGTCCGTACGAGGACATGGATAGGTTTTACGAACTCGCCAGCAAGTCGATTAGCTTCGAGGCTAGTAAGATCCAGTTCGTGGATAAGATTAGGTCTTTGAAGAGGAAGTATATGGGGAAAGCCAAGCACGGTGCTGAGTCCTTGACTAAAGCTCATGATATTGACTGTTTGAAATTGGCCACGTGTATTTGGGGATTGGCTCTCGAATCTAATTCGAGTGCGAAGAAGCttggtaaagaagaagaagaagaagttgtggctCCTGAATCTGCTAATGGTGACAAAGTAGAAGAAGATAGGGAGGTCTTGGTTAGTGGTGGCGAAAAGGATAAGGAAGTGTTGATTAATGGAGGAGGAGCTTCCAAGTCTCATGGTGTGAGAGCAGATGACTGGTTTGAAGACTCGTTTCTTGTAGGATCTATTGCAGGTTTAGGTGTGAGTGAACAGTTTGTGAAACAGAAATGGAGCATGGTGACAGTGGAGACGAAGAAGAGGATGGAAGAGAAGTGGAAGTTGTTGCAGGCCAAAGAAATGGAACTGGTGCTGCACAAGACTGACTTTATGCGTGAGATAGGCTCTGTCATTGCTGAAGCAtcttaa
- the LOC125607273 gene encoding uncharacterized protein LOC125607273, with translation MDVSEDLARDYPPRLYPERASIFENKSINTNSHFSEIPRLRQAIGIDVWDNLKTYPVGLIAKLAESKLVWSGKTVHYLLCRQLRVYKKEIWSLVVDQPLRFSLIEFGEITGLNTNPLPEESFEPDQENYKTLWELLKVPLGYGPKFDELIEALTECPFWSADQRKWYGLLFLQAIGLYGLHHNCRIPFESAKRVFDDDALMTYPWGRTAYEFLVDSIKLLHPQGGSYTLSGFKDVLLVWAYESVTVFGELYGRKVNPDEIPLLRWGGSRTRASLATTIAKEMNDHGTVRVRKMVMKEGLEELFPQWKDEADDPQLDNLIKDIHTDRFVRDFYVQSNEKNNKTKAGVSSKAEPPSKKQKKGLLDTIGDTVKTTVEERLRVLGVSNSSQPEGQNVMVSEDNQQPKSNSGQPDGQNVMVSEDNRQPDSNSGQPASKTPIDKQSEDSQPQKTPDKG, from the exons ATGGATGTTTCCGAAGATCTAGCAAGGGATTACCCTCCAAGACTTTATCCTGAAAGGGCTtctatttttgaaaacaaaagcattAATACGAATAGCCATTTTTCTGAGATCCCTCGACTTAGACAAGCAATTGGAATAGATGTGTGGGATAATCTGAAGACGTATCCTGTTGGATTGATTGCTAAACTGGCTGAGAGCAAATTGGTGTGGTCTGGTAAGACCGTACATTATCTACTTTGTAGACAGCTGCGAGTCTATAAGAAGGAGATTTGGTCTCTCGTTGTTGATCAACCTCTCAGGTTTAGCTTAATAGAATTTGGTGAGATCACGGGTTTAAACACAAATCCACTGCCAGAAGAAAGTTTTGAACCTGATCAAGAGAATTACAAAACGTTGTGGGAGTTGTTGAAAGTGCCGCTTGGGTACGGACCCAAGTTTGATGAACTTATAGAAGCTTTAACGGAGTGTCCATTCTGGAGTGCTGATCAGCGGAAATGGTATGGGCTGTTGTTTCTTCAAGCCATTGGACTTTATGGCTTGCATCATAATTGTAGAATACCCTTTGAAAGTGCAAAAAGAGTATTCGATGATGACGCCCTGATGACTTATCCTTGGGGTCGGACTGCCTATGAATTTCTTGTTGATTCTATCAAGTTGTTGCATCCACAAGGAGGGTCGTACACCCTTAGCGGCTTCAAGGACGTGTTATTGGTTTGGGCGTATGAATCTGTCACAGTGTTCGGAGAGCTTTATGGTAGAAAAGTGAATCCAGACGAAATTCCGCTTTTGCGATGGGGTGGAAGTCGTACTCGTGCAAGTCTTGCTACTACAATAGCTAAGGAGATGAATGATCATGGAACG GTGCGTGTGAGGAAAATGGTGATGAAGGAGGGTCTAGAAGAGCTGTTTCCTCAGTGGAAGGATGAAGCAGATGACCCACAACTTGATAACCTAATTAAAGATATACATACAGATAGGTTTGTTAGAGATTTTTATGTGCAATCGAATGAGAAGAACAATAAAACGAAGGCTGGAGTTTCGTCAAAGGCTGAGCCACCctcaaagaagcagaagaaag GCCTTTTGGATACCATTGGAGATACAGTGAAAACTACAGTTGAAGAGCGTCTGAGAGTTTTGGGGGTGTCCAATAGTAGTCAACCTGAAGGTCAAAACGTGATGGTCTCAGAAGACAACCAACAGCCGAAGTCCAATAGTGGTCAACCTGATGGTCAAAACGTGATGGTCTCAGAAGACAACCGACAGCCGGACTCCAATAGTGGTCAACCTGCATCTAAGACCCCTATTGATAAACAGTCCGAAGACAGCCAACCGCAAAAGACCCCTGATAAAGGCTAA